A single Danio aesculapii chromosome 19, fDanAes4.1, whole genome shotgun sequence DNA region contains:
- the cd164l2 gene encoding CD164 sialomucin-like 2 protein isoform X1, whose translation MRCVWAALCGIALLMQVIMTNSQTTDSPIVDCSQFNSCDSCISGDPALNLTRCVWQSCNDGNDTRCMSDTDDYGGCSVYNETGMCQNGGSADSGGTGNTTPGPQFSQASFDLSSFIGGIILVLVLQAGGFFAMRFLKTKDSTYETIDQPQ comes from the exons ATGAGGTGTGTGTGGGCCGCACTTTGTGGGATTGCTCTGCTAATGCAGGTTATTATGACCAATTCACAGACCACGG ATTCCCCCATTGTGGACTGTTCTCAGTTTAACTCATGTGATTCCTGCATCAGCGGAGACCCGGCCCTCAACCTGACACGATGTGTTTGGCAAAGCTGTAATGACG gAAATGACACAAGATGTATGTCTGACACTGACGACTATGGAGGCTGCTCTGTCTACAATGAGACGGGCATGTGCCAaa ATGGTGGATCTGCTGATAGTGGTGGCACAG GTAATACGACTCCAGGCCCTCAGTTCTCTCAGGCATCGTTCGACCTGTCCAGCTTCATTGGAGGAATCATCCTGGTGCTGGTGTTGCAAGCTGGAGGATTTTTTGCAATGCGCTTCCTCAAAACAAAGGACAGCACCTATGAAACTAT TGATCAACCTCAATGA
- the cd164l2 gene encoding CD164 sialomucin-like 2 protein isoform X2, translated as MTNSQTTDSPIVDCSQFNSCDSCISGDPALNLTRCVWQSCNDGNDTRCMSDTDDYGGCSVYNETGMCQNGGSADSGGTGNTTPGPQFSQASFDLSSFIGGIILVLVLQAGGFFAMRFLKTKDSTYETIDQPQ; from the exons ATGACCAATTCACAGACCACG GATTCCCCCATTGTGGACTGTTCTCAGTTTAACTCATGTGATTCCTGCATCAGCGGAGACCCGGCCCTCAACCTGACACGATGTGTTTGGCAAAGCTGTAATGACG gAAATGACACAAGATGTATGTCTGACACTGACGACTATGGAGGCTGCTCTGTCTACAATGAGACGGGCATGTGCCAaa ATGGTGGATCTGCTGATAGTGGTGGCACAG GTAATACGACTCCAGGCCCTCAGTTCTCTCAGGCATCGTTCGACCTGTCCAGCTTCATTGGAGGAATCATCCTGGTGCTGGTGTTGCAAGCTGGAGGATTTTTTGCAATGCGCTTCCTCAAAACAAAGGACAGCACCTATGAAACTAT TGATCAACCTCAATGA